One Nocardia iowensis DNA window includes the following coding sequences:
- a CDS encoding sensor histidine kinase, giving the protein MSTAPLSSAPPLRPWSHAWRLAAAAAIGLLAWSGVNAEMAPLDGALLTWFHVGDPLLGVACILLTLWRRRYPVPIAVIVMVVSTASVSANGAAALVLCSLATRRRYPETIALSIVCIGTGLLTDSLVYPKRPGAQPDWYGPSVLTVSVAAIVAIGFAVGARRDLVWSLRSRAETAEREQHARAAEARLLERNRIAREMHDVLAHRISVVAMHAGALGFRTDLTREQTTATAKTIAENAHLALQELREVLGVLRTSDDTALTDTPEPPQPTLADLTRLVDEARAAGMDVSMTDTTTADLPATSARTAYRIAQEGLTNARKHAPGASVRVRVDGGPGHDLIVDVGNAAPVHAGLSLPSSGYGLLGLTERAELVGGTLDYGPDPAGGFQLRATLPWPVDVESDR; this is encoded by the coding sequence ATGTCCACCGCACCGCTGTCGTCGGCGCCGCCGCTGCGGCCGTGGTCGCACGCCTGGCGGCTGGCGGCCGCGGCCGCCATCGGTCTGCTCGCCTGGTCGGGCGTCAACGCGGAGATGGCGCCGCTCGACGGGGCGTTGCTGACCTGGTTCCACGTCGGCGACCCGCTGCTCGGTGTGGCCTGCATCCTGCTCACGCTGTGGCGGCGCAGGTATCCGGTGCCGATCGCGGTGATCGTCATGGTGGTGTCCACCGCGTCGGTGAGCGCCAACGGCGCCGCGGCGCTGGTGCTGTGTTCGCTGGCTACCCGGCGGCGCTATCCCGAGACGATCGCGCTGTCGATCGTCTGCATCGGCACCGGCTTGCTCACCGACAGCTTGGTCTATCCGAAACGTCCTGGTGCGCAACCGGATTGGTATGGCCCGTCAGTGCTGACGGTCAGTGTCGCGGCAATTGTCGCGATCGGCTTCGCGGTCGGTGCGCGGCGAGACCTGGTGTGGTCGTTGCGCTCTCGCGCCGAGACCGCCGAACGTGAGCAACACGCCAGGGCTGCCGAGGCGCGGCTGCTGGAACGCAATCGCATCGCGCGGGAAATGCACGACGTACTGGCGCACCGGATTTCGGTGGTGGCGATGCACGCGGGTGCGCTCGGTTTCCGCACCGACCTGACCAGGGAGCAGACCACCGCGACCGCGAAGACCATTGCCGAGAACGCCCATCTCGCGCTGCAAGAGTTGCGTGAGGTACTCGGTGTGCTGCGCACCAGCGACGACACCGCGCTCACCGACACCCCGGAACCGCCACAGCCCACGCTTGCCGATCTCACCCGGCTGGTCGACGAGGCACGCGCCGCGGGCATGGACGTGTCGATGACCGACACCACGACGGCCGACCTTCCGGCGACGAGCGCGCGCACGGCGTACCGCATCGCCCAGGAGGGGCTGACCAACGCGCGCAAGCACGCCCCCGGCGCCTCGGTCCGGGTGCGCGTCGACGGCGGGCCCGGCCACGATTTGATCGTCGACGTGGGCAACGCCGCCCCGGTGCACGCCGGTCTTTCGCTGCCGTCCTCCGGCTACGGGCTGCTCGGACTCACCGAACGCGCCGAATTGGTCGGCGGCACACTCGATTACGGTCCCGATCCGGCGGGCGGATTCCAGCTGCGCGCCACGTTGCCGTGGCCGGTTGATGTGGAGAGCGACCGGTGA
- the purB gene encoding adenylosuccinate lyase: MSIVPNVLATRYASPELVRLWSPENKIVLERRLWLEVLRAQSELGIDLPAGVLADYERVIDQVDLASIAERERVTRHDVKARIEEFNALAGHEHVHKGMTSRDLTENVEQLQIRLSLEHVHAHGVAIAARLTERAAEYQTLVMAGRSHNVAAQATTLGKRFASAADELLIALARVRELIDRYPLRGIKGPMGTAQDMLDLLGGDPAKLSALEQQVARHLGFATVLTSVGQVYPRSLDHDVLSALVQVGAGPSSFAHTIRLMAGHELVTEGFQPGQVGSSAMPHKMNTRSCERVNGLQVVLRGYASMAAELAGAQWNEGDVFCSVVRRVALPDAFFAIDGMMETFLTVLAEFGAYPAVIARELDRYLPFLATTRILMAAVRTGVGRETAHEVIKEHAVAVALAMREQGREPDLLDRLAADDRLPLDRAALDTALADKSAFIGAAEAQVSDVIAAVQKLVDQYPEAAHYTPSPIL, from the coding sequence GTGAGCATCGTCCCGAATGTCTTGGCCACCCGATACGCCAGCCCGGAACTGGTGCGGCTGTGGTCGCCCGAGAACAAGATCGTGCTCGAGCGGCGGCTCTGGCTGGAGGTGTTGCGGGCTCAGTCGGAACTCGGAATCGACCTGCCCGCAGGCGTGCTCGCCGACTACGAGCGGGTGATCGACCAGGTCGACCTGGCTTCCATCGCCGAGCGCGAACGGGTCACCCGGCACGACGTGAAGGCGCGCATCGAGGAATTCAACGCGCTGGCCGGGCACGAGCATGTGCACAAGGGGATGACCAGCCGCGACCTCACCGAAAACGTGGAGCAGCTGCAGATCCGGCTCTCGCTCGAGCATGTGCACGCACACGGTGTCGCGATCGCGGCGCGGCTCACCGAGCGGGCCGCCGAGTACCAAACGCTGGTGATGGCGGGTCGCTCGCACAATGTCGCCGCGCAGGCCACCACACTGGGCAAGCGGTTCGCCTCGGCCGCCGACGAACTGCTGATCGCCCTCGCCAGGGTGCGTGAGCTGATCGACCGGTACCCGCTGCGCGGCATCAAGGGGCCGATGGGCACCGCCCAGGACATGCTCGACCTGCTCGGCGGCGACCCGGCCAAGCTCTCGGCATTGGAACAGCAGGTCGCCAGGCATCTCGGCTTCGCGACCGTGCTCACCAGCGTCGGCCAGGTGTATCCGCGTTCGCTCGACCACGACGTGCTCTCCGCCCTGGTCCAGGTCGGTGCCGGTCCGTCGTCGTTCGCGCACACCATCCGGCTGATGGCCGGGCACGAGCTGGTCACCGAGGGCTTCCAGCCCGGCCAGGTGGGCAGTTCGGCAATGCCGCACAAGATGAACACCCGCTCCTGCGAGCGCGTCAACGGTCTACAGGTGGTGCTGCGCGGATACGCCTCGATGGCCGCCGAACTGGCCGGCGCGCAGTGGAACGAGGGCGACGTCTTCTGCTCGGTGGTCCGCCGCGTCGCGCTGCCGGACGCCTTCTTCGCCATCGACGGCATGATGGAAACCTTCCTCACCGTGCTCGCCGAATTCGGCGCCTACCCCGCCGTCATCGCCCGCGAACTGGACCGCTACCTCCCCTTCCTCGCCACCACCCGCATTTTGATGGCCGCGGTCCGCACCGGCGTAGGCCGCGAAACCGCCCACGAGGTCATCAAGGAACACGCCGTAGCCGTAGCCCTCGCCATGCGCGAACAGGGCCGCGAACCCGACCTCCTCGACCGCCTCGCCGCCGACGACCGGCTGCCCCTCGACCGAGCCGCCCTGGACACCGCACTCGCCGACAAGTCCGCCTTCATCGGCGCCGCCGAAGCCCAGGTCTCCGACGTCATCGCCGCAGTCCAAAAACTCGTCGACCAATACCCCGAAGCCGCCCACTACACCCCATCCCCAATCCTCTAG
- a CDS encoding HIT family protein, with protein MASVFSAIIAGQIPGRFVWEDDEFVGFLTIAPVTPGHTLVVPRKEIDQWQDVDAETFARLTGVAQKIGQAVRAAWDAPRAGLLIAGLEVPHLHVHVFPAFTMGDFDISGADPNPSPESLDEAQSKIKQALRDLGHGANVPD; from the coding sequence ATGGCTTCCGTATTCAGCGCGATCATCGCAGGTCAGATTCCGGGTCGATTCGTCTGGGAGGACGACGAATTCGTCGGCTTCCTCACCATCGCACCGGTCACCCCCGGGCACACGCTGGTGGTGCCGCGCAAGGAGATCGATCAGTGGCAGGACGTGGACGCCGAGACGTTCGCGCGCCTGACCGGTGTCGCACAGAAGATCGGGCAGGCCGTGCGGGCGGCGTGGGACGCGCCGCGGGCCGGTCTGCTGATCGCCGGTCTGGAGGTGCCGCACCTGCATGTGCACGTCTTCCCGGCGTTCACCATGGGTGACTTCGACATCTCCGGCGCCGACCCGAATCCGAGTCCCGAATCGCTCGACGAGGCGCAGTCGAAGATCAAGCAGGCACTGCGTGACCTCGGCCACGGAGCGAACGTCCCCGACTGA
- a CDS encoding TetR/AcrR family transcriptional regulator translates to MITATTPKGERRRQALVAAAAELLLEGGFEAVRHRSVATRADLPLASTTYYFESLEDLIARAVEFSGNVELEAMRRRVGEVSHRRRGAEATVDLVLDLLVGTDGHDEGARGQLIARYERSVASARHPELREVQLRLRAQLDELLADVLRRSDRLVRPEQLRRLVAVVDGAVVAALTELEPEPRRMARGALLEVIDIVAPATPQQVDRFRALD, encoded by the coding sequence GTGATCACCGCGACCACCCCGAAAGGCGAACGGCGTCGCCAAGCTCTGGTAGCTGCCGCCGCCGAGTTGTTGCTCGAAGGTGGGTTCGAGGCGGTGCGGCATCGGTCGGTCGCTACCCGCGCCGACCTTCCGTTGGCGTCGACCACCTACTACTTCGAATCGCTCGAAGACCTGATCGCGCGGGCGGTCGAGTTCAGCGGCAATGTGGAACTCGAGGCGATGCGCCGCCGGGTCGGCGAAGTGAGCCATCGCCGCCGCGGCGCCGAGGCGACCGTCGACCTGGTCCTCGATCTGCTGGTGGGCACCGACGGGCACGACGAGGGCGCGCGCGGGCAGCTGATCGCCCGGTACGAGCGGTCGGTGGCGTCCGCGCGGCACCCCGAGCTGCGCGAGGTGCAGCTGCGACTGCGCGCTCAGCTCGACGAACTGCTCGCCGACGTGCTGCGCCGCTCCGACAGGTTGGTGCGACCGGAGCAACTACGCAGGTTGGTCGCGGTGGTCGACGGTGCGGTGGTCGCGGCACTGACCGAACTGGAGCCCGAACCCCGCCGAATGGCGCGCGGCGCACTGCTCGAGGTCATCGACATCGTCGCACCCGCGACGCCCCAGCAAGTGGACCGTTTCCGCGCATTAGACTGA
- the purD gene encoding phosphoribosylamine--glycine ligase, which translates to MRVLVIGSGAREHALVLALRRDPAVRAIVAAPGNAGIAQHAQTRPVDPCSAEAVVALATETAADLVVIGPEVPLVLGVADAVRAAGIACFGPSAAAARIEGSKAFAKDVMAAAGVRTAHSEIVDTPADLDAALSRFGPTWVVKDDGLAAGKGVVVTADRSAARDHGAELLEQGHPVLLESFLDGPEVSLFCLVDGETVVPLLPAQDHKRVGDGDTGPNTGGMGAYTPLPWLSDEAVTAIVEDVVKPVAAELVRCGSGFSGLLYAGLAMGAAGPAVVEFNCRFGDPETQAVLALLESPLGELLNATATGTLDQVAPPRWRDGSAITVVVAAENYPGRPRVGDVISGAGEGAIDDSAAVLHAGTALREDGALVSAGGRVLNVVGVGADLAEARAHAYARIDSIKLPGSHYRTDIGLAAVEDRITVPPLREFRPDSGAVTVASAADGDVVG; encoded by the coding sequence GTGCGCGTACTCGTCATCGGTTCCGGAGCCCGTGAACATGCCCTCGTCCTTGCGCTGCGCCGTGACCCCGCGGTGCGCGCCATCGTGGCCGCTCCGGGCAACGCGGGCATCGCGCAGCACGCGCAGACCCGGCCGGTCGATCCGTGTTCGGCGGAGGCGGTGGTCGCGCTGGCCACCGAGACGGCGGCCGACCTGGTGGTGATCGGGCCCGAGGTGCCGCTGGTGCTCGGCGTCGCCGACGCGGTGCGGGCCGCCGGGATCGCCTGTTTCGGACCGTCGGCCGCGGCCGCACGGATCGAAGGCTCGAAGGCGTTCGCCAAGGACGTGATGGCCGCGGCGGGAGTGCGGACCGCGCACAGTGAGATCGTGGACACCCCGGCCGACCTCGATGCCGCGTTGAGCCGGTTCGGCCCCACCTGGGTGGTGAAGGACGACGGTCTCGCCGCGGGCAAGGGTGTGGTGGTCACCGCCGACCGTTCCGCCGCCCGCGATCACGGCGCCGAACTGCTCGAGCAGGGCCACCCGGTGCTGCTGGAATCGTTCCTGGACGGGCCGGAGGTCTCGCTGTTCTGCCTGGTCGACGGGGAGACGGTGGTGCCGCTGCTGCCCGCGCAGGATCACAAGCGGGTCGGTGACGGCGACACCGGCCCGAACACCGGCGGCATGGGCGCTTACACGCCGCTGCCCTGGCTGTCCGACGAAGCGGTCACCGCCATCGTCGAGGATGTGGTGAAACCCGTTGCGGCCGAACTGGTTCGCTGCGGCAGCGGATTCTCCGGCCTGCTCTACGCCGGCCTCGCGATGGGCGCCGCCGGACCCGCGGTCGTCGAATTCAATTGCCGCTTCGGCGATCCGGAAACGCAGGCCGTGCTCGCCCTGCTGGAAAGTCCGCTCGGCGAGCTGCTCAACGCCACCGCCACCGGCACGCTCGACCAGGTGGCTCCGCCGCGCTGGCGCGACGGTTCCGCGATCACCGTGGTGGTCGCCGCCGAGAATTACCCGGGCCGCCCGCGGGTCGGCGACGTGATCTCCGGCGCGGGCGAAGGTGCCATCGATGATTCCGCCGCGGTGCTGCACGCGGGCACCGCGTTGCGCGAGGACGGCGCTCTGGTTTCCGCGGGTGGCCGCGTGCTCAATGTGGTCGGTGTCGGCGCCGACCTGGCCGAGGCCCGTGCGCACGCCTATGCGCGCATCGACTCGATCAAACTGCCGGGCAGCCACTACCGCACCGACATCGGCCTCGCCGCCGTCGAAGATCGCATCACGGTTCCGCCTCTCCGGGAATTCAGGCCAGATTCAGGAGCCGTGACGGTGGCGTCGGCGGCCGACGGCGACGTAGTCGGTTGA
- a CDS encoding HIT family protein, translating into MDPYSIFADIIAGRAPASRVYEDDDVLAFMDIRPMTPGHVLVVPKVVARSLAELDPVVGGKLFQVGQLVAAALRDSEVGCDGVNFFLADGVTAGQEVFHVHLHVIPRTVGDGFGLRGRPTSPRRADLDYLAGSIRGALAR; encoded by the coding sequence GTGGATCCGTATTCGATTTTCGCTGACATCATTGCTGGGCGGGCGCCTGCCAGTCGGGTGTATGAGGACGATGATGTGTTGGCGTTCATGGATATTCGGCCGATGACGCCGGGGCATGTGCTGGTGGTGCCGAAGGTGGTTGCGCGGAGTTTGGCGGAGCTGGATCCGGTGGTCGGGGGGAAGTTGTTTCAGGTGGGGCAGCTTGTGGCGGCGGCGTTGCGGGACAGTGAGGTCGGGTGTGATGGGGTGAACTTCTTTCTGGCCGATGGGGTGACGGCGGGGCAGGAGGTGTTCCATGTGCATCTGCATGTCATTCCGCGGACGGTTGGCGACGGGTTCGGGTTGCGGGGGCGGCCGACCAGTCCGCGGCGGGCCGATCTGGACTATCTGGCAGGGTCGATCCGGGGTGCGCTCGCTCGCTGA
- a CDS encoding M23 family metallopeptidase codes for MLENARRAGLDRVRGVGGIGVIPRDWRAQLPQRPTHVLLDRLNVQELLRRRPDPRELWRRRAELRARWEKRPDRDELLALLRKHRVLLAGLAATAVFAAGDATYAGAISYRVPDPDHVQRVAVAYPLQVQATPPSVRRYLNAIANGERLREQAVVAAAARATLERAKAEAAAAAAGEWQPWMSGGTTTPPGAVLPGRTGFAMPARGIFTSGFGSRWGTFHNGIDIAGPIGTPIYAVANGTVIDAGPAEGFGLWVRIRHDDGSITVYGHMYDFFVSRGERVPAGMQIARMGNRGDSTGPHLHFEVIVGGQHVDPRQWLALHGLNFG; via the coding sequence ATGCTCGAGAATGCTCGACGGGCTGGACTCGACCGAGTGCGCGGAGTGGGTGGCATCGGGGTCATTCCGCGGGATTGGCGTGCCCAGCTACCCCAACGACCGACCCACGTCCTGCTCGATCGGCTGAACGTCCAGGAGCTACTGCGACGACGCCCCGATCCGCGGGAACTGTGGCGGCGGCGCGCCGAGCTGCGCGCCAGATGGGAAAAACGACCGGACCGAGACGAACTCCTCGCACTGCTCCGCAAGCATCGCGTGCTGCTGGCCGGGCTCGCCGCGACCGCCGTCTTCGCCGCGGGTGACGCCACTTACGCGGGCGCGATCAGCTATCGCGTTCCTGACCCGGATCACGTGCAGCGCGTCGCCGTGGCCTATCCGCTGCAGGTGCAGGCCACCCCGCCGTCGGTGCGCCGGTATCTGAACGCCATCGCCAACGGCGAACGCCTGCGCGAACAGGCAGTGGTCGCGGCCGCCGCGCGCGCCACCCTGGAACGCGCCAAGGCCGAGGCCGCCGCCGCGGCCGCGGGCGAATGGCAACCGTGGATGTCCGGCGGCACGACGACGCCACCGGGCGCGGTCCTGCCGGGCCGCACCGGTTTCGCCATGCCCGCGCGCGGCATCTTCACCTCCGGGTTCGGTTCCCGCTGGGGCACTTTCCACAACGGCATCGACATCGCGGGGCCGATCGGCACGCCGATCTACGCGGTCGCCAACGGTACCGTCATCGACGCGGGCCCGGCCGAGGGTTTCGGGCTATGGGTGCGGATCCGCCACGACGACGGCAGCATCACCGTGTACGGCCACATGTACGACTTCTTCGTCTCGCGCGGCGAGCGAGTCCCGGCCGGAATGCAGATCGCCCGCATGGGCAACCGCGGCGACTCCACCGGCCCGCACCTACATTTCGAGGTCATCGTCGGCGGCCAGCACGTAGATCCACGGCAGTGGCTGGCCCTACATGGCCTCAACTTCGGCTAG
- a CDS encoding MbtH family protein, which translates to MSTNPFDDEDGRFFVLVNDEEQHSLWPAFAEVPAGWRVVFGEDSRAACVEYVEKNWTDMRPKSLRDAMAADDAARQGAQS; encoded by the coding sequence TTGAGCACCAACCCCTTCGATGATGAGGACGGCCGCTTCTTCGTCCTGGTCAACGACGAAGAACAGCACTCCCTGTGGCCTGCCTTCGCGGAGGTCCCGGCCGGATGGCGAGTCGTGTTCGGCGAGGACAGCCGCGCCGCATGCGTCGAATACGTCGAGAAGAACTGGACGGATATGCGTCCGAAGAGCCTGCGTGACGCGATGGCCGCGGACGACGCGGCCCGTCAGGGCGCCCAGTCCTGA
- a CDS encoding pyridoxal phosphate-dependent aminotransferase, protein MSRESRRSTIPPFYVMDVWKAAAQRARTHGDVLVLAAGQPSTPAPIPVLRATKTAIESELLGYTETFGILPLREVIAAHHTETYGYAVEPDDVVVTTGSSGAFSLIFLAAFDPGDTVVVARPGYPAYRNTLTALGCRVVELDCGAETRFQPTVAMLDALPEPPDGLVVASPANPTGTMIAPTELAALARWCDAHGTLLISDEIYHGITYASSDTGTSSSWETSRESVVIGSVSKYFSMTGWRLGWMLAPSGLRPALQRLASNLTVCPPAISQYAALHAFGAEAKAELDGHVRRYAVNRQLLLDGLPKIGITELAPADGAFYAYADIGHLTDDARKWCADVLDHTGVALAPGIDFDTVHGNRTVRFSFAGATADIEAALVRLGHYLGV, encoded by the coding sequence GTGTCCAGAGAATCTCGCCGGTCGACCATTCCACCTTTCTACGTGATGGACGTCTGGAAAGCTGCCGCGCAACGGGCAAGGACCCACGGGGATGTGCTGGTCCTCGCCGCGGGACAGCCCTCGACGCCGGCGCCGATCCCGGTGTTGCGGGCGACCAAGACCGCGATCGAGTCCGAATTGCTCGGTTACACCGAAACTTTCGGCATCCTGCCGCTGCGTGAAGTGATCGCCGCGCACCACACCGAAACCTACGGCTACGCCGTCGAGCCGGACGACGTGGTGGTCACGACCGGATCGTCCGGCGCGTTCTCGCTGATCTTCCTCGCCGCCTTCGACCCCGGCGACACCGTGGTGGTGGCCCGCCCTGGCTACCCCGCCTACCGCAACACGCTCACCGCGCTCGGCTGCCGGGTGGTGGAACTGGACTGCGGCGCCGAAACCCGGTTCCAGCCGACGGTCGCCATGCTCGACGCGCTGCCCGAACCGCCGGACGGACTGGTGGTCGCGAGCCCGGCCAACCCGACCGGCACCATGATCGCGCCCACCGAACTGGCCGCGCTGGCCCGCTGGTGCGATGCGCACGGCACCCTGCTCATCTCCGACGAGATCTACCACGGCATCACCTACGCCAGTTCGGACACCGGGACCTCCTCGTCCTGGGAGACCTCCCGTGAATCGGTGGTCATCGGCTCGGTATCCAAGTACTTCTCGATGACCGGCTGGCGGCTCGGCTGGATGCTCGCGCCGAGCGGTTTGCGTCCCGCGCTGCAGCGGCTGGCTTCCAATCTCACCGTGTGCCCGCCCGCGATCTCGCAGTACGCGGCGCTGCACGCGTTCGGCGCCGAGGCGAAGGCCGAACTCGACGGCCACGTCCGCCGTTATGCCGTCAACCGGCAGTTATTGCTCGACGGACTGCCGAAGATCGGCATCACCGAGCTCGCCCCCGCCGACGGTGCCTTCTACGCCTACGCGGATATCGGCCACCTCACCGACGACGCGCGCAAGTGGTGTGCCGACGTGCTCGACCACACCGGCGTCGCGCTCGCGCCGGGCATCGACTTCGACACCGTGCACGGAAATCGGACAGTTCGCTTCTCCTTCGCGGGGGCCACCGCGGACATCGAGGCGGCGCTGGTTCGTCTAGGGCACTATCTGGGTGTTTGA
- a CDS encoding PH domain-containing protein, which translates to MGLIDGLMGNAGRIDPGQAQQEYAKLMGNGEQIYAAYLLVRDAILFTNRRLILVDKQGMTGRKVSYHSVPYRAITHFAVETAGTFDLDAELSIWISGSNEPIQKRFNRQVDIYEVQGILSHFAAV; encoded by the coding sequence ATGGGTCTGATCGACGGACTGATGGGCAATGCCGGGCGGATCGATCCCGGCCAAGCGCAACAGGAATACGCGAAACTGATGGGCAACGGCGAACAGATCTACGCCGCTTATCTTTTGGTCCGCGACGCGATCCTGTTCACGAACCGGCGGCTGATCCTGGTCGACAAGCAGGGCATGACCGGCCGCAAGGTGAGCTATCACAGCGTCCCCTACCGCGCGATCACCCACTTCGCGGTGGAAACCGCGGGCACCTTCGATCTGGACGCCGAACTCAGCATCTGGATCTCGGGTAGCAACGAGCCGATCCAGAAGCGTTTCAACCGCCAGGTCGACATCTACGAGGTGCAGGGCATCCTGTCGCACTTCGCGGCGGTGTAG
- a CDS encoding response regulator codes for MNARIRVVVVDDEPLARSALTLILGGDPELELVGEAADGEQAQAVVREQSPDVVLMDIRMPVRDGLDATRELLSRADPPRVLVLTTFDADDMVLRALRIGAHGFLLKDTPPADIVAAVKQVAAGRPMLSPSVIAQLISVATAAPSEDDQAREHARRALSTLTDRERDIAEAIGRGLANSEIAKELHLSVATVKSHISRLLAKLDAENRVQIAILVLNAGRD; via the coding sequence GTGAATGCCCGCATCCGTGTGGTCGTCGTCGACGACGAGCCGCTGGCCCGCTCGGCGCTGACGCTGATCCTCGGCGGTGACCCGGAGTTGGAACTGGTCGGCGAGGCCGCCGACGGCGAGCAAGCGCAGGCGGTGGTCCGCGAACAATCCCCCGACGTCGTGCTGATGGATATCCGGATGCCGGTGCGTGACGGGCTCGACGCCACCCGCGAGCTGCTGAGCCGGGCCGATCCGCCGCGCGTGCTGGTGCTCACCACGTTCGACGCCGATGACATGGTGTTGCGCGCGCTGCGGATCGGAGCGCACGGATTCCTGCTCAAGGACACCCCGCCCGCCGATATCGTCGCCGCGGTCAAGCAGGTGGCGGCGGGGCGCCCGATGCTCTCGCCGAGCGTTATCGCGCAACTGATCTCGGTCGCCACCGCCGCGCCGAGCGAGGACGACCAGGCCCGCGAACACGCCCGCCGCGCCCTGAGCACGCTCACCGATCGGGAACGCGATATCGCCGAGGCCATCGGCCGCGGCTTGGCCAACTCCGAGATCGCCAAGGAACTGCATCTCAGTGTCGCGACGGTGAAATCGCATATCAGCAGGCTGCTGGCCAAGCTCGACGCCGAAAACCGGGTCCAGATCGCGATACTCGTGCTGAACGCGGGCCGCGACTGA
- a CDS encoding alpha/beta hydrolase, which yields MRRTKVAVAVLTFALALLGSAMIAPAPASAAQIERLDRLTPTRSAMFVYSPAMGRTIQVQVLHPAGGGPRPAYYLLDGLDPGLSQSTWTNATDAERFFAGSNVNVVLPVGGQASYYTDWQQDDPRFGRYRWETFLTEELPPLIDGWFNGNGVNAIGGLSMGGNAAFILAARNPWLYRAVAGYSACPDTGLAMGAVMFSIANRGGDPLNMWGAPGSPAWAEHDPAQLAERLRGKTIYLSSGTGIPGPHETEIKPQLAENIFLGGPVEVGVNTCVAAFEQRLRGLGIPARVDYSGTGTHSWSYWQDTLHASWPTIAPAIGA from the coding sequence GTGCGGCGAACCAAGGTTGCTGTTGCGGTGCTGACCTTTGCGCTTGCGCTGCTCGGCTCGGCGATGATCGCACCGGCCCCGGCGTCCGCCGCGCAGATCGAACGGCTCGATCGCCTGACCCCGACACGTTCGGCGATGTTCGTCTATTCACCGGCGATGGGCCGCACCATTCAGGTTCAGGTGCTGCACCCGGCGGGCGGCGGTCCGCGCCCCGCCTACTACCTGCTGGACGGGCTCGATCCGGGCCTCAGCCAAAGCACCTGGACCAACGCCACCGACGCGGAACGATTCTTCGCCGGTTCGAACGTCAACGTCGTGCTGCCCGTCGGCGGCCAGGCCAGCTACTACACCGACTGGCAGCAGGACGACCCCCGCTTCGGCCGCTACCGGTGGGAGACCTTCCTGACCGAGGAACTGCCACCACTGATCGACGGCTGGTTCAACGGCAACGGCGTCAACGCGATCGGCGGACTCTCGATGGGCGGCAACGCGGCCTTCATCCTGGCCGCCCGCAATCCGTGGCTGTACCGAGCCGTCGCAGGCTACAGTGCCTGCCCCGACACCGGTCTTGCCATGGGCGCGGTGATGTTCTCCATCGCCAATCGCGGCGGCGACCCGCTCAATATGTGGGGCGCACCCGGCAGCCCGGCCTGGGCCGAACACGATCCAGCACAGCTGGCAGAACGTTTGCGCGGCAAGACAATCTATCTGTCCTCGGGCACCGGCATTCCCGGCCCGCACGAGACGGAGATCAAACCTCAACTGGCCGAGAACATCTTCCTCGGCGGCCCGGTCGAGGTCGGCGTCAACACCTGCGTGGCCGCGTTCGAACAGCGCCTACGTGGCCTCGGCATCCCGGCCCGAGTCGACTACAGCGGCACCGGAACTCACTCGTGGTCCTACTGGCAGGACACCCTGCACGCGTCCTGGCCGACCATCGCACCCGCCATCGGAGCCTGA